The sequence GGTGCATTTGCACTTTTGTGTGTTAAGGATTTTTGTGTTAAGTTAATTTACCGTAAATTCTGAAGGTAtcatgattttttaaatttgtatgCATCTGTATTGGGATAAATAAATGTATCGTGCACTTAcaaaattaaagctaaaatgtgATCACTAAGCACGTATCAGAGATTGTAAACTAAAATCGTTTCTTTGTCATGGTTTCTAGACGTTGAATGAAACTAAGGGTTGGTTTGCATCTCGAAAGTTTAGATTTCATGAAAATGACATTACGTAAGCAGGGTTTTTTAGCGTTGATTGTTATATTGCACCTGTGGTAAACAGATAATCAGTCTTTATTATCTCCTCTAACATGTTACAATTGCATTTCTTTCTAGTGTAAATGTCAcatgtcaaaatgtaatttGGTGATCCACTGCTGATGTTGTCAACTACatgatttgatttcatttcatttcgGCGTATTTCGTTTTCCTCGAGATGGTATCAATAAGTAATTGATATCTCACGATGAAATATATCCTGCTAGATTTTAACACTTATGTGAAATTAAATAACTCAGGTCGATAGCTGTATGTTTCGCCATTACCAATGGTCCCCTTATCGATATCATCGTGCTCTGGTGAAATATAACTTTAGGTTAGGCATAATTATGTGAACAAGTTCTATTACTACAGTGTAATTTTAACTCTTTATGCAATTTGAAGATAACAATGTTTAGATAAtcaaatgtatgtatgtatgaactTAGTCATTCCAGTTATGTAAATGCACTAGACATTTTATGATtctttaatgaaatatatctaaatgcaTGTAGGAATTTAACGACAGTGTTTCTATCGAAAGATTTACaccatttgttattttattttattctgttattttttcatttcaaatcatACCTGGTTAAACTAGTAAAAATAAGGTATTTAGTTATTTTAGCTTTTTAGCTTGAAACTGCCAAACTCGAATTAAAGAGGGGAAAATCGGCTAATTTCACGGATGATGCCACAAAATACtttaataatacaataaaacgaTTTTTCGATCCCCGGcatggacgtgaaaaggtcaggggtcacctgcccgatcacgtgtgTTTTCtgcgggcactccggtttcctcccacactaagacccttcgcgcgcttacatccgggccatcgagagagATGTATATAAGTTGtgtaacttgtttctcaatttatgtgaaataaatgaagtttatatttctattaaaacGATTTTAAATTTAAGCTGACATGAAAACATTAGGGAATTAGGTCGCGAAAATAAGTTTCTctgtattttatcataaaatttcaaAGAGTATCATAGAGGAAACAACTCATGTCATATCTGTATGTCGTTTTTCAGACGGGGTACCAGACAGCAATGTTCCATTGCATGGACACtcgatatgacgtcataacatTTGAGTCCTCGTGTAGTACGTCACGGCCTAGCGACATCACGAGAGAATGTAGGTCAAGGCCGTGTGATCCAGGGTAcgtattttattgttaacatttCTCCTAGACGGTACCATTTTAGATGTTGttcttgatgttgttgttttttttaaatatactttttctaaTATTTCGCTTgataaacaatttcaaatgatAATAACTAGAAAATAATACTCTCTGATTCATAGAAAAGAAATATTcgtttgttgtttgttgtttgttttttctgaAAGGCATAATTGAATCACGGAAAATCCTCATTTTTAATTGCTGATTTAATTATTTCTCACAAGGTGGCGCGTGAACTCTTGGTCTGCCTGCTCCGTGCCATGTGGAGGAGGAAAAAAGAGCCGAGAGGTGAAATGCATGTTGGGTACCGGAAGGGGACGGACGACAGATGCGCCGTCATATCGATGTCCAGATCCAATGCCAATTTCAGAAACTCAGTGTAATATGCAGTTTTGTCCGGCATATTGGCAAACGGGAAAATGGTCGACAGTAAGTAACATATTAAAAAAGCAAAATGTGTGTTCGAACGGAGAAAAAATACTGCCAAAATATACTATTCAACTTATTAATGttgtaaaaaaacatttttgctacCAATATTAATCTTACAAATTTATGTACTAGATTATATAACACAATTGACATCTCcttttcaaaaacaattatttcaaGTTGGTTGTTATTCTGAAATTAAGCTTACCATACCCCACAATGATTATCGCATGCCTAAATTGATACTTTTCAAACCATCTTAATGCCAGCTTAGGTACTGTAACACTTTCACATGGCCATAACTCAGTTTCACGTTTCAAAAGTCAACCGCTATTTTGTAACATCATCTGTGAAATGACTAGAACGTTTATCTCTGTTTAAGTCGACAGTGCCAGCAAACTACATAACCATGTATTTCATATCGGATTTCAGAATGTTATTTTTTGAGACAAATGTCTAAAACTTGTCTTGGTTTAAGAGTTAAAGTGACTAAATTGTACGTTTTGAATATCAAAGGTCTGTCATAAACGCGCCTGACACTGACAAAGGATTTGTGTGTGCGTCTGTTTCATTGGCGCCAAATAGCTTTGATACATTTAATATGACGGTTTTAGATAGACATGTATCTTATCCGTAACTGGTCACTAACGTTCATAGCTTATTTTATATCATGGTTATTTTTTCCGAATGGTAGAGAAGATACCTGGGGTTTAATTTTCACCATTCAAAGTGAGAGTTGAACAGGTAAAATATACTCAGGTCAATCTGACCAGAAAAGAGCCTGacatgaaattgacctgaaaatgaaatgaacatGAGTTCAGATGTCAATATCACAGGAAAAACATGTGCAGCTGTTCTAAGGGAATCCAGGTCGATTTCAGTTTTCAGTTTTCGGTTTAATTTTAACGATTCAGAGTGACATTTGCACAGGTAAAATATATCAAGGTCAATCCGACCGAGAAAGAGTTTGACATGAAATTGACCTGGAAATGACATGAACGTGAGGTCAATATCACATGGCAACATATATACAACTGTCCTTGTGAATTTCAGGACGATTTCAGTCCTCATTCATGTCGAAATATTGACCATAAATTGACGTTGTGCTCTTTCGGTTAAATTTAACCTTCAAATTTTCAACCGAAATTTTATTGTAGGAAATTTGCTTGTGTAAGAGAACAAAGTCATACAaaattgtttgtaattatcaataacatgctacagaaatttaaaaaaaaaacttaaaattagttttataagctttaaagatgctccaccgccgacagagcataaatgatattcatcatttgaacaatagttggTGTTTGATTGTGTAGAaaaatgtctaattaacacaaaaaaataagataattttatcttgcctttggtgcatgaacAATCAggatttcattccatataggatatagtgccacggatttttttcgggatgcaattacattgtacttatttttcatatttttaacttgaagtaaaatcagaagctcaaaatttttaatgatggtaatggtgtaaagtaagtaatttttgtaactgaagaaaaatactaaatcgtcttctcctgttttttatagtgaaaaagtaccatttgtcagcggtggagcatctttaaatcaaatcaaaattttgacCATTTTTTCTTATACTGCATTCGACATGTATACCAAATATGCACAAAGCAACAGCAATATGACCTAGCATTTTTTGTAGGCAATAAACGAAGGCTACTTTTGTACAGACCAACAGAATTTCCCTTACACTTTACCCTGTcttgtttcatatatatataataccgGTATGTCTGCAATGACACAATAGTaatgtgatatacctgtatttATAAAGAATACTGCACCGAAAACACTGAGACGAAAAGACGACctatttttgtttaatgttcTAAATTGGCGACATACAACATCTTTGAAATTCTggaacaaaataaacaaaactgaAATGCAATTAAATGAATATCTGATACATTTTTGTCGTGAAtgataagatattttgtttccaGCAGATTTGGGAAAACGCAGCTTGTAGATGATACAGAGCTGATAAACATCCTTGTGTGTGCACTGTAGGAAAAAAGATAaacagtataatatatatttgtatatataaaacatccATTTTGTGAATATGCTCGCTGTACCGATCATTTGTCGTGAGGCGCTCTCATAAATCTCGCGTTATATTTTACATGGGATTCTACTTATTCCTGATTATATTTCATACACTAGAAATTCgatttttttctatcatttcCTCACTTATTCACAAAACTAGACAACATTTTTATAGACCCCTGTTATCTACTAAATCGTGCgcattttttaaagattttctatTTTGTGTCTGCAGTTCAATGCATTAATGCATTGACGCCTTAACGTGTCGTTGTAAAAGCTTTGATGACTTGAGCTagtataaaattcaaaattctttTTAATCCAAGCTTACTAACATAACACCAGAGGGTAAAACAACGATAATTTAGGATGGTATCGCGACGAATTTGAGCTTACGATACAATGCAAAAAAACAAGTAAACCAACAGACTACTCATTAAAGTACAATCCATGGCCCCCCCATGCACTACTTAAAAAATGGCCAAATGGGGGGGCCAACCCCCCCCGCCCCCCGCCGTTTACACATCATTTTCGTAATTAGAAAATAACTCCTTTTATAATCTGATATCAAATCGAAATCAAGCACATCGGTTTTTATTCAATTCCGTAAAGCACTAGCAAATAAATGTGCATcacgataaaatgcaaaaaatgtgaatttgtTACGTTTTAATGTTTTCGAATATAAAACAGAGGCTAATAGGAAAAAACATTCAATCTTTCTATTTATCACATTCTTTCATCCTATTCGTCTTGAATTGTGGAATTTCGAGTAAAACATGAAAACATAtgaataataattaacttaTGGATAATCTGTTTCATTTCACAGTGCTCCGTTACTTGCGGAATAGGAAGTGAAAGTCGACCTGTCTTTTGTGTCAAGATTCCGAGGcaggggtcaaaggtcaatgtGTCTTCTGTGGAATGTCGTGGACCTAGACCTTCGGGTTCCCGATCCTGTTCCCGACCGGAGTGTTACCGGAGTTTCTCCAAAGTTCCTACTATAACTGTACACAATGatacatttttacaaataaGACGCACGAAGCGTATCCAGCTCCGAGTGGGGGAAACAGCTACGCTATTAGCAGGACAACCAGTGAAAGTTATATGTCCCGtagaaaattttaataaaaaactTTTATTCTGGACAAGAAATAACAGACTTATTCCAATGTCCAGAACAGAGCGTGTGTTTGTATCTAGAAATGGTGctttaaagataaaaagaacAGATCCAACTTTAGATACGGGAGAATTCACATGTATAGCAGGAATGCAAAGTGCAACTATACGACTACAGTTTTCTTCCAAGAGGAGAGCAATGAATAAAGGAAGGAAGTTGATGAAATCAGTGATAAAAGATACTATCTCAATGTCCTCTTCACTTGACCAACCTCAAAGTGATAAGATTCCAGGTCCAAGGGGGCCACATGCAGTCAGACGTGCCAAAATGGACGCCATGTTGGATAGCCTCGGCGGAGACTTCGTCTACACTACATCAGACTGGGGCGCTTGCTCCCGCACGTGCGGAAAGGGGCTCCAAACTCGTAAAGTGACTTGCGTGAAAGCCACTAGTGTGTATATTAAAGTGGTCAGCAAGGAGGCCTGTAAAGGCAGCCGGAAACCTTCCAGTGTCCGACCGTGCATCGTCCAGGACCAGTGTCCGAAATGGGTCACGGGAGAGTGGCAAGAGGTAAATCTAATGTTACTTCTATGTCACATAATAGTTGAGTTGTTATAGCTATGAGTTACCTGATCTCCTCTAACGTGTTTTCAGAATTCAAAATTTAGCTGAAATACATGAAGGTTGATAATGTGTTTTTTCATAGTTTCCTgactactgtaaaccaaatagCATTTGCATTATCAAGCCTATATgcttgtttgttttaatttttaatacttttttgGGGTGGAGGGGGTTAATTTCGCGATCAAGGTGTATTTCACTTGCGTTGAATCATTTTCACAACAATTAGTATTCGCGATTCCGTCACTCCCGCTAAATACGCGAAACTTGCGTGCAGACATattgattttatcaatatctcgCATATCAACACAGTACTAAAGTACATTTGGTATACCTCGTCAGTTATATACCGTAAGCCAACTTGTCTTTCGCGACTACTAATTTTTGCGATTTCCTTTTCAAAAGTTTGCCAAGATTAAAATTCTCGGATTTG is a genomic window of Argopecten irradians isolate NY chromosome 10, Ai_NY, whole genome shotgun sequence containing:
- the LOC138333710 gene encoding protein madd-4-like isoform X1 produces the protein MARGPLLQLMLIVVMGTTGSVIAQEINAIDGSWSAWSQWSHCSRSCDGGLANQIRRCLGDRFRCRGPDVKYKLCNTQTCPFTFQSVEDQVCETRNTVPINGRYYRWVPLSRQQYHCFVMCEDENRNIPNVEEVHIPDGTRCGRSNNYYCIEGKCENIGCDGYIGSGAEVDDCGVCKGDGSSCHPQQRNRLTGKGPDSQYQWNVRWGPCSATCGTGYQTAMFHCMDTRYDVITFESSCSTSRPSDITRECRSRPCDPGWRVNSWSACSVPCGGGKKSREVKCMLGTGRGRTTDAPSYRCPDPMPISETQCNMQFCPAYWQTGKWSTCSVTCGIGSESRPVFCVKIPRQGSKVNVSSVECRGPRPSGSRSCSRPECYRSFSKVPTITVHNDTFLQIRRTKRIQLRVGETATLLAGQPVKVICPVENFNKKLLFWTRNNRLIPMSRTERVFVSRNGALKIKRTDPTLDTGEFTCIAGMQSATIRLQFSSKRRAMNKGRKLMKSVIKDTISMSSSLDQPQSDKIPGPRGPHAVRRAKMDAMLDSLGGDFVYTTSDWGACSRTCGKGLQTRKVTCVKATSVYIKVVSKEACKGSRKPSSVRPCIVQDQCPKWVTGEWQECSAKHCKRTGRATQARDLHCQSDNDTSIPLGRCSHLQKPVTKQECDNSACVPIWSTSGWSKCNPRCGEDRQKVRMLSCVWRDSGKPAQANCHTIPKPIVWKKCKPKKCRKASCRDNSRYCSVVGLLQMCEYQSFRKKCCQTCSSIS
- the LOC138333710 gene encoding protein madd-4-like isoform X2, producing the protein MEITSVFLLVFLIAQEINAIDGSWSAWSQWSHCSRSCDGGLANQIRRCLGDRFRCRGPDVKYKLCNTQTCPFTFQSVEDQVCETRNTVPINGRYYRWVPLSRQQYHCFVMCEDENRNIPNVEEVHIPDGTRCGRSNNYYCIEGKCENIGCDGYIGSGAEVDDCGVCKGDGSSCHPQQRNRLTGKGPDSQYQWNVRWGPCSATCGTGYQTAMFHCMDTRYDVITFESSCSTSRPSDITRECRSRPCDPGWRVNSWSACSVPCGGGKKSREVKCMLGTGRGRTTDAPSYRCPDPMPISETQCNMQFCPAYWQTGKWSTCSVTCGIGSESRPVFCVKIPRQGSKVNVSSVECRGPRPSGSRSCSRPECYRSFSKVPTITVHNDTFLQIRRTKRIQLRVGETATLLAGQPVKVICPVENFNKKLLFWTRNNRLIPMSRTERVFVSRNGALKIKRTDPTLDTGEFTCIAGMQSATIRLQFSSKRRAMNKGRKLMKSVIKDTISMSSSLDQPQSDKIPGPRGPHAVRRAKMDAMLDSLGGDFVYTTSDWGACSRTCGKGLQTRKVTCVKATSVYIKVVSKEACKGSRKPSSVRPCIVQDQCPKWVTGEWQECSAKHCKRTGRATQARDLHCQSDNDTSIPLGRCSHLQKPVTKQECDNSACVPIWSTSGWSKCNPRCGEDRQKVRMLSCVWRDSGKPAQANCHTIPKPIVWKKCKPKKCRKASCRDNSRYCSVVGLLQMCEYQSFRKKCCQTCSSIS